GGAAGACCACGCTCTGCCGCATCCTCGCCGGAGTGGAGGAGCCCGACGAGGGGCGGGTCCATCTCGACAGCGGGGTCACCGTGGGCTATCTCCCCCAGGAGGTGGCCGGGGGCATGGAGCGTACCGTCCTGGCGGAGGCGCTGTCCGGCTACGACCAGGTTTGGGAGCTCGAGGCCGAGCTCGAGCGGCTCGCCGAGGCCATGGCGCGGCCGGACGCGGATTCGGCCCTGACCGACCGCTACGGCGAGCTCCAGCATCGCTTCGAGGCGCTGGGCGGTTATCGCCTCGAGGCCGAGGCCAAGATGATCCTCGGCGGACTCGGCTTCGCGTCCGGCGTCGTGCATCGCGGGCTCGGGGAGTTTTCCGGCGGCTGGCGGATGCGGGCGGCGCTCGCTCGCCTGCTGCTCCTGCGACCGGATCTCCTGCTGCTCGACGAGCCCACCAACCATCTGGATCTGGAGTCGCTGGGCTGGCTGGAGAACTTCCTCATGTCGTATGACGGGACAGTGGTGATCGTTTCCCACGACCGCTACTTCCTGAACCGCATGGTCACGTCCATCGCCGACCTGACCAGCGGTGCCATCGACGTTTACCCCGGAGACTACGACCACTACCTCGTGGAGCGCGAGGCGCGTCGCGCGCTCACGGAGGCGCGCGCCCGTAACCAGGCTAAGCGCATCGAGGAGATCGAGCGCTTCATCGAGCGCTTCCGCTACAAGTCGTCGAAGGCCCGGCAGGTGCAGAGCCGAATCAAGATGCTCGAGAAGGTGGAGCGAATCGAGGTGGAGGGGGCGGCGCGGCACATCCACTTCAAGTTTCCGCAGCCGCCGCGCACCGGGCGCGTCGTCGAGCGGCTCACGGGGATCCACAAGGCCTACGGCGACAACGTGGTCTACGCCGGGGAGGACTTCGCCGCCGAGCGGGGCGAGCGCGTGGCGCTGGTAGGCATCAACGGGGCGGGGAAGTCGACCTTGCTCAAGATCCTCGCCGGCGTGCTGCCCATCGATGCGGGCGAGCGGGAGCTGGGCGCCCACGTCGAGGTGCACTACTACGCCCAGCATCAGCTGGACGCGCTCGATCCCGCGCGCACGGTCCTGGAGGAGATCGAGGCGGTGGCGCCCGAGGCTACTCACACCCGCCTCCGCACCATCCTCGGCTCGTTCCTCTTCAGCGGCGACGCGGTTGACAAGCGCGTGGCGGTGCTGTCCGGTGGCGAGAAGGCGCGCCTCGCCCTCGCCAAGATGCTGGTGCGGCCGGCGGCGCTCCTTTGCATGGACGAGCCCACCAACCACCTCGACCTCGCGTCCAAGGAGGTGCTGGAGGAGGCGCTCGGGGGTTTCACCGGCACCATCGTGTTCATCTCCCACGACCGCTACTTCATCAATCGCATCGCCACCCGCGTGGTGGAGGTGGACCGCGGGCGGCTCACCGACTATCTGGGCGACTACGACGACTACCTCGCCGCCAAGGCGGGGGCCCGGGCCGCGCCGCAGGCTCCCCCCGCACCGCCTGCGCCCGCCGCGCGCCCGCCCAAGGCTCGGCCCGTGGCGGCGGCGCCCAGCCGCGCGCCGGTGCCGCCGCGCGGCGAGCACGGG
The sequence above is drawn from the Candidatus Methylomirabilota bacterium genome and encodes:
- a CDS encoding ABC-F family ATP-binding cassette domain-containing protein gives rise to the protein MISLESIAKGYGGQALLRDCSWRVVRGERIGLVGPNGAGKTTLCRILAGVEEPDEGRVHLDSGVTVGYLPQEVAGGMERTVLAEALSGYDQVWELEAELERLAEAMARPDADSALTDRYGELQHRFEALGGYRLEAEAKMILGGLGFASGVVHRGLGEFSGGWRMRAALARLLLLRPDLLLLDEPTNHLDLESLGWLENFLMSYDGTVVIVSHDRYFLNRMVTSIADLTSGAIDVYPGDYDHYLVEREARRALTEARARNQAKRIEEIERFIERFRYKSSKARQVQSRIKMLEKVERIEVEGAARHIHFKFPQPPRTGRVVERLTGIHKAYGDNVVYAGEDFAAERGERVALVGINGAGKSTLLKILAGVLPIDAGERELGAHVEVHYYAQHQLDALDPARTVLEEIEAVAPEATHTRLRTILGSFLFSGDAVDKRVAVLSGGEKARLALAKMLVRPAALLCMDEPTNHLDLASKEVLEEALGGFTGTIVFISHDRYFINRIATRVVEVDRGRLTDYLGDYDDYLAAKAGARAAPQAPPAPPAPAARPPKARPVAAAPSRAPVPPRGEHGAGKADRRALEREVKAIRERLGAVEKQISELEGRLAEIGLALADPDLYRDGARAREIAEARRQAEEQVAWLMNEWEELSERLSTVAGPAGADA